The sequence TGGAGGGACCTGATTGTGGCCGACCATAGTGGCGAGGGTGGCTACCGTGAGACCGAGTTGGAAATCCAGCGGCTGCTGCACCAAATCCACCCTACCCTCCACTTTCCACCACCGATGAGCCCCGTGCACAGCTCGGATAAAGCGGGTGCAGTCTGCTACCCGATGACGCCGGAGTTATACGTAGGCTCACGCGGCGCCGAAGAGGGACAGCACGGCAACCTGGACCCGTGGCAACCTGGCCACACGCAGCTGTTTGTGGATCCTGGGGTTCCGCACGATGATGGTGAGGTGTATGCGAACGGCCTCTGGACACAAGAGCTGGAGAGCCTGCAGCACGCTCGGCATACCACCGACCTATCCGATTACATCGCCCTGAAGTACCACGCCTTGCAGTGTAATGCCGTCATCAAGCCTGAGACCGGCAAGCCGTTTATGCTGTTCGTGGCGCAGGACAATCTGCCGGTGCCCAAGGCCGATGCCGGAGCGGATTTGAAGTACGACAACACGGGCAACAGCTATCTGCTGGTTGATCAGCCGAGGATGTACTACGTGATCAAGAACCGCAAGTTCGGCTACCACGAGCTGCGGCTTGCCACGCGGTCGCCGGGTTTCGGTCTCTACTCTTTCACGTTCACCTCGTGTGAAGAACCGTAATCGTGTGGCTGGCGCCAACCGTGGAAGTCGCCTTTAGCCGCGCCGCTCGATAATGCTGACGGGGTCCAGGGATCGCAGTCGAATGGCTACCGTGATGATGGCGAACACTGTAATGGCTATTGGCAGCGGCGCCGCGAATGCATAGCCGGTGAGGTCATACGGGTCCAGCAGCAGCCCCCTTGGTACGATAAACAGCAATCGAAGCGCCTGCAGCAACGCGACGGTTCCCGCCATGCCTGCCGTCCACCCGATGATGCTGATAATCAGCGTTTCCGCGGCCGCCCACCACAAGAGGAACGCACGACTGTGGCCGATGGCGTACAGTGTAGCAACCTCCGGCAACCGCTGCGAAAAGTAGATGTTGGACAAGAGACCACAAACGAACGCGATGCAGAACACAATGATGCCGACGACGAGATCGAGAATCAAGTAGAGGTTTGCCAGCGAGCTCCGCGTTTCGCGAACCAATCCGCTGTACTTCCAGACGCGAACGATACCGCCATCAACCGCGTGCGTGGCCGCTACATCCAGCCGTCGCTGCGCGGCCAGACTGGTTGACGGCGCGAAGCCGATCAGCGCGGAGTATGTGAATGGCGAGTGGGCGTCGACGAACTTCCGGGATGTGAGACCCAGCCAGACCGGTCCGCCGAGTAGACCGGTGACCTTAATTGGCTCCGGTGCGTAGCTATCTTGCGAGTCGGGCGTGCATATGTTTCCACCGAGGGCTACATGCAGGTTGCGCGCCACGGCTGCCGAGACTACCGCCTCCGGCGC is a genomic window of Armatimonadota bacterium containing:
- a CDS encoding redoxin domain-containing protein; amino-acid sequence: MKHGLRSLPLVVCGILAVSAIAATAWWPESNSRSQQLQSERWPQPAPQLSGAPEDWLNTNGRPLDLRNLANTHHVVLIDFWEYTCVNCLRTLPYLEEWNRRYAKDGLVIIGIHAPEFQFAHSIANVAAAVKRLGITYPVLVDSQYVNWNLFRNSYWPRHYLVDWRDLIVADHSGEGGYRETELEIQRLLHQIHPTLHFPPPMSPVHSSDKAGAVCYPMTPELYVGSRGAEEGQHGNLDPWQPGHTQLFVDPGVPHDDGEVYANGLWTQELESLQHARHTTDLSDYIALKYHALQCNAVIKPETGKPFMLFVAQDNLPVPKADAGADLKYDNTGNSYLLVDQPRMYYVIKNRKFGYHELRLATRSPGFGLYSFTFTSCEEP